One stretch of Punica granatum isolate Tunisia-2019 chromosome 5, ASM765513v2, whole genome shotgun sequence DNA includes these proteins:
- the LOC116208294 gene encoding ankyrin repeat-containing protein BDA1-like has product MGTRLSEAARTGNIEYLHYLVQNDPLILETAALEVGQTPLHVAALAGQVGFAHEILKLRPELAEEMNPDGLTPLHIASAKGNLEMVRELLKLSPQLCLSKGKERRIPLHYAALKGRAEVLKELLSACPESIEEVTARGETTLHLAVKSRQFEIFTLLVEELKCTNRVSILNRKDVQGNTVLHIAVSARQYEVVDFILNGKTVNKELVEVNAVNQMGLTALDALSVFTSEAGDKEIGDILILAGATSMRIATESPEDRTSDTPSNNCPRTRTGMWWQRVIYYLKCDSNKWFEYFKFKKDRDSPDDVRTALLVVAALITTATYQAVLQPPGGLWQDNLGGPVSSTTNNTTSDEIFTKPHKAGQAILGNLNPVSYILFLVFNSLGFFAAIQMIMYLTTRFPLQLELRIALYALIATYDTAMGALTPNTFFNFFFVGLSIILPILMAVLSEWLRK; this is encoded by the exons ATGGGTACGAGATTATCCGAAGCAGCTCGTACAGGGAACATCGAGTACTTGCACTACCTTGTTCAAAATGATCCTCTGATACTCGAGACCGCAGCTCTAGAAGTCGGACAGACTCCATTACATGTTGCTGCTCTAGCAGGTCAAGTCGGATTTGCACACGAGATCTTAAAGTTGAGGCCCGAGTTAGCGGAAGAGATGAACCCAGATGGTCTCACACCGTTACACATAGCATCAGCCAAGGGGAACCTCGAGATGGTAAGGGAGCTGCTGAAACTAAGTCCTCAGCTGTGCCTTTCAAAGGGCAAGGAGAGAAGGATTCCTCTGCACTATGCAGCTCTCAAAGGGAGAGCCGAGGTCTTGAAAGAGCTGCTCTCGGCTTGTCCGGAATCGATCGAGGAAGTCACGGCCCGAGGCGAGACTACACTCCACCTTGCGGTGAAGAGCAGACAGTTTGAGATTTTCACTTTGCTGGTGGAGGAGCTAAAGTGTACTAACAGAGTGAGCATTCTGAATCGGAAGGATGTGCAAGGCAATACTGTTTTGCACATCGCAGTTTCAGCAAGGCAATACGAG GTAGTAGACTTCATCCTCAACGGGAAAACAGTCAACAAGGAATTGGTGGAAGTGAATGCAGTGAACCAAATGGGCCTAACTGCTCTCGATGCCCTATCGGTTTTCACAAGTGAAGCAGGAGACAAGGAAATCGGTGACATCCTCATTCTCGCTGGTGCTACGAGCATGCGAATAGCCACAGAATCACCAGAGGATCGTACCTCTGACACACCATCGAACAATTGCCCAAGAACTAGAACCGGTATGTGGTGGCAACGAGTGATATACTACCTCAAATGCGACAGTAACAAGTGGTTCgaatatttcaaattcaaGAAGGACCGGGACTCCCCAGATGACGTGAGGACCGCCCTTCTGGTGGTGGCTGCCCTCATCACGACCGCCACCTACCAAGCTGTGCTTCAGCCCCCAGGCGGGCTGTGGCAGGACAATTTGGGGGGCCCTGTTAGCAGCACTACAAATAACACCACATCAGATGAGATTTTCACCAAACCACATAAGGCTGGACAGGCTATTCTGGGCAACCTCAATCCCGTTTCTTACATCCTCTTCCTGGTCTTCAACTCGCTTGGATTCTTTGCTGCAATTCAGATGATCATGTATCTGACCACCCGGTTTCCTCTGCAGTTAGAGCTGAGGATTGCGTTGTATGCTCTAATCGCGACATACGATACCGCAATGGGAGCCCTCACTCCCAACACTTTCTTCAACTTCTTCTTTGTTGGCCTTTCTATTATTCTACCCATCCTGATGGCCGTTCTGTCGGAATGGTTAAGAAAATGA
- the LOC116208298 gene encoding protein unc-45 homolog A: protein MASPLNKIERAHQMYRDGCYQEALGFYTEALSMAKTNPQRIALHSNRAACYLKLHDFRKAAEECTSVLELDRDHTGALMLRAQTLVTLKEYHSALFDVNRLMELNSSSEVYRNLEARLRTQLSLAPIPESEAEAEEEEEDINAKDCRRNDANVLPKHETGGIAAATFPNLENIERNDISSSTSSGAEGIALEAESDHKSSEQGLDKEVWPASIPPTPEVTVPLAQGKKVSSNGWQAIPKPKGHSALDYARWDSVEDNSSEDESNDEDEEESVPQYRFRVRTVGVRPVK, encoded by the exons ATGGCGTCGCCATTGAACAAGATCGAGAGAGCTCACCAGATGTACAGGGATGGATGCTATCAGGAAGCTCTGGGGTTCTACACGGAAGCCCTCTCCATGGCCAAAACCAATCCCCAGAGGATTGCCCTTCACAGCAATCGAGCTGCCTGCTATTTGAAATTGCATGATTTCAGAAAG GCGGCAGAAGAATGTACATCGGTGCTTGAGCTTGACCGCGATCACACGGGAGCACTGATGCTGCGAGCACAGACCTTGGTCACTCTCAAGGAGTATCACTCAGCATTGTTTGATGTAAATAGGCTCATGGAACTAAATTCTTCTTCTGAGGTCTATAGAAACCTTGAAGCCCGCCTGAGGACACAGTTG TCATTGGCTCCAATACCTGAATCTGAAGCAGAggcagaagaagaggaggaagataTAAATGCAAAAGATTGCAGGAGAAATGATGCCAATGTCTTACCCAAGCATGAGACCGGAGGAATTGCAGCAGCTACATTTccaaatttagaaaatatcgAGAGAAATGATATTAGCAGCAGTACATCATCTGGTGCTGAAGGTATTGCACTTGAAGCAGAGAGTGACCATAAATCATCTGAACAAGGGCTTGATAAAGAAGTGTGGCCTGCAAGCATTCCACCCACTCCTGAAGTCACCGTTCCACTGGCACAGGGCAAGAAGGTAAGCTCTAATGGGTGGCAAGCAATTCCAAAGCCAAAGGGACATTCGGCGCTAGACTATGCACGATGGGATAGTGTCGAAGACAATTCCAGTGAAGATGAAAGCAACGACGAAGATGAAGAGGAGTCTGTACCTCAGTATCGGTTCCGTGTAAGAACTGTCGGGGTACGGCCAGTGAAATGA